From a region of the Anaerobaca lacustris genome:
- the tkt gene encoding transketolase: protein MSHPGLSKLDELCVNTIRFLAAEAVQKANSGHPGMPMGMAPAGYVLWTRHLKHSPANPQWHNRDRFILSGGHGGMLLYSLLHLTGYDMSLDELKNFRQLGSKTRGHPEYMPEYGIEATTGPLGQGISNAVGMAIAQKYLANYFNREGFPIVDYKVYVFAGDGDLQEGISSEASSLAGHLGLDNLVVVYDDNHISIDGPTELSFTEDRAKRYEAYGWYVQEVAGDGTDMKKFEKALINAKSEVQRPSIIKLRTHIGYGAPNLENTAKVHGAPLGDEEIRLMKQKFGWDPDKSFHVPDEVLAHTRQAVELGKEAEDEWNALFASYEKEYPDLAKAFRNAAEGKLPVKIDSLLPTFDVSKPIATRQASGQVLSALMPQMPLVLGGSADLTPSNNTQFKGAEDFQKDAPGGRYIRYGVREHAMGAILNGINLSGILRAYGGTFAVFSDYMRGAVRVAALSKYPSIYVWTHDSIGIGEDGPTHQPVEHFAALRAIPNLLVFRPADPNETAHAWKYALEHRDGPVALLLTRQAVPVIDQRKFASAANVSRGAYILTSRGKPDVVLLATGSEVAIALEAAKMLEADGLSPQVVSMPCWKLFEKQDDKYKNSVIPRDVKARVAVEAGVEMGWRKWLGDDGVFVGMTGFGTSAPWKVCFQEFGITAENVAAAARDMVKRLKEEG, encoded by the coding sequence ATGAGTCATCCGGGTCTGTCGAAACTTGATGAATTGTGCGTCAATACGATCCGTTTTCTGGCCGCTGAGGCCGTGCAGAAGGCCAATTCGGGCCATCCGGGGATGCCGATGGGCATGGCGCCGGCCGGCTACGTTCTCTGGACGCGGCATCTGAAACACAGCCCGGCCAACCCGCAGTGGCACAACCGCGACCGATTCATCCTCTCCGGCGGGCACGGCGGCATGCTGCTCTACTCGCTGCTGCATCTGACCGGCTACGACATGAGCCTGGACGAACTGAAGAACTTCCGCCAATTGGGCAGCAAGACGCGGGGGCACCCTGAGTATATGCCGGAATACGGCATTGAGGCGACGACCGGCCCGCTCGGCCAGGGCATTTCCAACGCCGTGGGCATGGCCATCGCCCAGAAGTACCTGGCGAATTACTTCAATCGCGAGGGCTTTCCGATCGTGGACTACAAGGTCTACGTCTTCGCCGGCGACGGCGATCTGCAGGAAGGCATCTCGAGCGAGGCCAGCTCACTGGCCGGCCACCTCGGTCTGGACAACCTCGTCGTGGTCTACGACGACAACCATATCAGCATCGACGGACCGACCGAGCTGTCATTTACCGAGGACCGGGCCAAGCGCTACGAGGCCTACGGCTGGTATGTGCAGGAAGTCGCCGGCGACGGCACCGACATGAAGAAGTTCGAGAAGGCCCTGATCAACGCCAAGAGCGAGGTGCAGCGACCTTCGATCATCAAGCTGCGCACGCACATCGGCTACGGGGCGCCGAACCTGGAGAATACGGCGAAGGTCCACGGGGCGCCGCTGGGCGACGAGGAGATCCGGCTGATGAAACAGAAGTTCGGCTGGGACCCCGACAAGAGCTTCCACGTTCCCGACGAGGTCCTCGCCCACACGCGTCAGGCCGTCGAGCTGGGCAAGGAGGCCGAGGACGAGTGGAACGCACTGTTCGCGTCGTATGAGAAGGAATACCCCGATCTGGCGAAGGCCTTCCGCAACGCCGCCGAAGGGAAGCTGCCCGTCAAGATCGATTCGCTCCTGCCGACGTTTGACGTGAGCAAGCCAATCGCCACGCGGCAGGCCTCGGGCCAGGTCCTCAGCGCCCTGATGCCGCAGATGCCTCTGGTGCTGGGCGGCTCGGCCGACCTGACGCCGTCGAACAACACGCAGTTCAAAGGGGCCGAGGATTTTCAGAAGGACGCGCCGGGCGGCCGCTATATCCGCTACGGCGTCCGCGAACACGCGATGGGCGCGATCCTCAACGGGATCAACCTCTCCGGAATCCTTCGCGCTTACGGCGGCACGTTTGCGGTCTTCTCCGACTACATGCGGGGCGCCGTTCGGGTGGCGGCCCTGTCGAAATACCCGTCGATCTACGTCTGGACGCACGACAGCATCGGGATCGGCGAGGACGGACCGACCCACCAGCCGGTGGAACACTTCGCGGCGTTGCGGGCGATCCCCAATCTGCTCGTCTTCCGTCCGGCCGACCCGAATGAGACCGCCCACGCGTGGAAGTATGCCCTGGAGCATCGGGACGGCCCGGTGGCGCTGCTGCTGACACGACAGGCCGTGCCCGTGATCGACCAGCGCAAATTCGCCTCGGCCGCCAACGTCAGCCGGGGCGCCTACATCCTCACCAGTCGGGGGAAACCCGACGTGGTCCTGCTGGCCACCGGCTCGGAAGTCGCGATCGCGCTCGAAGCGGCCAAAATGCTCGAAGCCGACGGCCTGTCACCGCAGGTCGTCAGTATGCCGTGCTGGAAGCTCTTCGAGAAGCAGGACGATAAGTACAAGAACTCGGTGATCCCGCGCGATGTCAAGGCCCGCGTGGCCGTCGAGGCCGGCGTCGAGATGGGTTGGCGCAAGTGGCTCGGCGACGACGGGGTCTTCGTGGGCATGACGGGCTTCGGCACCTCGGCGCCGTGGAAGGTCTGCTTCCAGGAGTTCGGCATCACCGCGGAAAACGTCGCCGCCGCCGCCAGGGACATGGTCAAGCGGCTCAAAGAAGAAGGTTGA
- a CDS encoding histone deacetylase family protein, producing the protein MIRIRCITSSALPLAQDRIAQVGQIFTENFPKLAGYAEKIPDLLTNPIKHEYQTALIVSETGLGRVTGFVLLLHFPSIGSSFLDFIAVRKEQWGGGLGSALYEAAREYCHGLSSRGLYLEVQPDDPALTPDPAELVQSRKRMRFYEHYGVRPIVGTAYHTPAGEPATTAYLLFDPLDRTSSLSRAEARKAVRAILENRFGHIVDAPYIQRVVESFADDPVQLRPPRYVKTAEHARQITTGRIEPSFVLVISDKHIIHHVRSRGYFERPARVGALRAALLPLNVFASVAPRHFSEQAILAVHDRRFVHYLKVVCTKLETGRPVYPDTFPIRRPDRRPRDLPVQAGYYCIDSCTPLDRNAYLAARASVDVAMTAAEEVLAGTPVAYALCRPPGHHAERKVYGGFCYFNNAAIAAHHLSRHGRTAVLDIDFHHGNGTQDIFYARSDVLTVSIHGHPDHSFPYFSGFSAETGEGPGLGFNHNFPLPPNTDDAAYVKTLDKALSRIDRFRPDFLVVSFGLDVLRGDPTGTFLLSTDGMRTIAQHLARRSHPMLVVQEGGYNLRNLKRGVVAFFSALAESRR; encoded by the coding sequence ATGATTCGCATCCGCTGCATCACCAGTTCTGCTCTGCCGTTGGCGCAGGATCGCATCGCCCAGGTCGGGCAGATCTTCACCGAGAATTTCCCGAAGCTGGCCGGCTATGCCGAGAAGATTCCCGACCTCCTGACTAATCCGATCAAGCACGAATACCAGACGGCGCTGATCGTCTCCGAGACCGGCCTGGGCAGGGTTACGGGGTTCGTCCTGTTGCTGCATTTCCCCTCCATCGGCAGTTCGTTTCTGGATTTCATCGCGGTTCGGAAAGAGCAGTGGGGCGGCGGGCTCGGCAGCGCCTTGTATGAAGCGGCCCGCGAATACTGTCACGGGCTGTCGTCGCGGGGCCTGTACCTGGAAGTCCAGCCGGACGATCCGGCGCTCACGCCCGATCCGGCCGAACTGGTCCAGAGCCGCAAACGGATGCGATTCTACGAGCACTATGGCGTTCGACCGATCGTCGGGACTGCTTACCACACGCCGGCCGGCGAACCGGCCACCACCGCGTATCTGCTGTTCGACCCGCTGGATCGGACGTCGTCCTTGTCGCGTGCCGAGGCGCGCAAGGCCGTGCGGGCGATCCTGGAGAACCGCTTCGGGCATATCGTAGACGCGCCGTATATCCAGCGCGTTGTCGAGTCGTTCGCAGACGACCCCGTCCAACTGCGGCCCCCACGATACGTCAAGACGGCCGAGCACGCGCGCCAGATCACGACCGGGCGCATCGAGCCGTCCTTTGTGCTGGTTATCAGCGACAAGCACATCATCCATCACGTGCGCAGCCGAGGCTACTTCGAGCGGCCGGCCCGCGTTGGGGCGCTGCGCGCTGCGCTGCTGCCTCTGAACGTCTTCGCGTCGGTGGCGCCTCGGCATTTCAGCGAACAGGCCATTCTGGCCGTTCACGATCGGCGCTTCGTCCACTACCTCAAGGTTGTGTGCACGAAACTGGAGACGGGCCGCCCGGTGTATCCGGACACGTTTCCCATCCGTCGGCCCGACCGCCGGCCGCGCGACCTTCCCGTCCAGGCGGGCTACTACTGCATCGATTCGTGCACGCCGCTGGACCGCAACGCCTATCTGGCGGCGCGGGCGTCGGTGGATGTGGCGATGACCGCGGCGGAGGAAGTGCTGGCCGGGACGCCGGTCGCCTACGCGCTGTGCCGTCCGCCGGGACACCACGCCGAACGCAAGGTCTATGGCGGGTTCTGCTATTTCAACAACGCCGCGATCGCCGCGCATCATCTCTCCCGGCACGGTCGCACGGCTGTCCTCGACATCGACTTTCATCACGGCAACGGCACGCAGGACATCTTCTACGCCCGTAGCGACGTGTTGACCGTCTCGATTCACGGCCACCCCGATCACTCGTTCCCGTACTTCAGCGGCTTTTCGGCCGAGACCGGGGAAGGGCCCGGCCTTGGATTCAATCACAATTTCCCGCTGCCGCCGAATACCGACGACGCGGCCTATGTCAAGACGCTCGACAAGGCCCTGTCGCGCATCGACCGGTTCCGCCCGGACTTTCTGGTCGTCAGTTTCGGTCTGGACGTGCTCCGGGGCGACCCCACGGGAACGTTCCTGCTGTCGACCGACGGCATGCGGACCATCGCGCAGCATCTGGCCCGTCGCAGTCACCCCATGCTCGTCGTCCAGGAAGGCGGCTACAATCTGCGCAACCTCAAACGAGGCGTCGTGGCCTTCTTCAGCGCATTGGCCGAATCACGCCGATAA
- the mfd gene encoding transcription-repair coupling factor — protein sequence MDLSRDKVVSQAISRLGAVSKGAVQVEGTWGSFARLLAAHVVRTLNRPILYICPHIDDADRAIDDLRTFEAGRVELLPAWEGEEELADATDETRAERLRIVSLMTGSDNALRRGGLIVAPVQALCQPVAKPAALEAGSLHLKADAAVDPEQVVEWLVNNSFERVDAVDLPGQFARRGGIVDIYAPLTSGRGGAGPRACPDGNESGQPQGVAPTASHAQAIRIEFFGDTIESIREIDLDTQRSTHEIAGLGIVAATAGATADQRELFANILPEEAIVVFEEPLDVEEVAKVYLARVEDGDRLYSWPDIHQALSRLAQLHVCRFAGGSTDGSFRLDVKSVQQFERKATSLWAGHKAALEELIQRSKEGHHIQLYCESPAEMHRVGEIVKEIDGRVPRNFELLLGYVHQGFVVESLNTIVVSHHELFGQYALRRRQRPVRATAPVDTLSDLQPGDFVVHASHGIGKYLGTETVDEKAGKAEYLTIEYADKVKIQVAVANIALVQKYIGTSPKRPTLSKVGSKRWQKQKEKVAQSVRDLAAELLEIQAKRQAIGGIAYGADSNWQMEFEESFPYQETPDQITAAGEIKADMQEPVAMDRLLCGDVGYGKTELAMRAAFKAVEGGKQVAVLVPTTVLSVQHARTFAERFADFPIAVEVLNRFRTGKQAKDIVARARAGKVDILIGTHRLLSGDVGFKDLGLLIIDEEQRFGVEHKERLKRMRVNVDILTMTATPIPRTLHMALLGLRDISSLTTAPLDRRSIVTQVAAYHPELIRKAIYRELNRQGQVFFLHNRVQSIEAKAMEVQKLAPDARLDIAHGQMSKRELEDAMVNFVLGRTDVLVCTTIIESGLDIPNANTIFINDADRFGLAEMHQLRGRVGRYKHRAYAYMLLPNSRPIAPIAAKRLKAIEEYSHLGAGFRIALRDLEIRGAGNILGPEQSGHIQMVGYQMYCDMLAQAVRELRNEKVEPLPTANLDLGFSAVIPKNYIPIDRHRMDVYRKIAVSRTPADLDQIRAELADVYGPTPEETKALIDLAELRIAAARWDIRSIVASQPNPLKAGDLIFSFRQSVEGVPPSKRGQDARATVGALFANVKGTVRIADPKTVYLRLPPGYFEPPTLMILLRKIFAMTEE from the coding sequence ATGGATTTGTCGCGGGACAAGGTGGTTTCGCAGGCGATCTCCCGGCTGGGGGCGGTCTCGAAGGGGGCCGTTCAGGTCGAGGGGACATGGGGGTCCTTTGCGCGCCTGCTGGCCGCTCACGTTGTCCGGACGCTGAATCGTCCGATTCTGTACATCTGTCCCCACATCGACGACGCCGACCGGGCGATAGACGACCTGCGGACGTTCGAGGCCGGACGGGTCGAGCTGTTGCCGGCCTGGGAAGGCGAGGAGGAACTGGCCGACGCCACCGACGAGACCCGCGCCGAACGGCTGCGGATTGTCTCACTGATGACCGGCAGCGACAACGCCCTTCGCCGAGGCGGCCTGATCGTCGCGCCGGTGCAGGCGCTGTGCCAGCCGGTGGCCAAGCCGGCGGCTCTGGAGGCCGGGTCGCTGCATCTGAAGGCCGATGCCGCCGTCGATCCGGAGCAGGTCGTCGAGTGGCTGGTCAACAACAGCTTCGAGCGGGTCGATGCCGTGGACCTGCCGGGCCAGTTCGCGCGGCGGGGCGGCATCGTCGATATCTACGCCCCGCTGACCAGCGGGAGGGGAGGGGCAGGCCCCCGTGCCTGCCCGGACGGCAACGAATCAGGGCAACCACAGGGGGTTGCCCCTACGGCGTCACATGCCCAGGCCATTCGCATCGAGTTTTTCGGCGACACGATCGAGAGCATCCGCGAGATCGATCTCGACACGCAGCGGTCCACGCACGAAATCGCCGGTCTGGGCATCGTGGCGGCGACGGCCGGCGCGACGGCCGATCAGCGGGAGCTGTTCGCGAATATCCTGCCGGAGGAGGCCATCGTGGTTTTTGAAGAGCCGTTGGACGTCGAGGAGGTCGCCAAGGTCTATCTGGCCCGCGTCGAGGACGGCGACCGCCTGTATTCCTGGCCGGACATCCACCAGGCGCTCTCGCGGCTGGCCCAGTTGCACGTCTGCCGGTTTGCCGGCGGTTCGACCGATGGCTCTTTTCGGCTGGACGTCAAGAGCGTTCAGCAATTCGAACGCAAGGCCACCTCGCTCTGGGCCGGACACAAGGCCGCCCTCGAAGAGCTGATCCAGCGATCCAAAGAGGGCCATCACATTCAGCTCTATTGCGAGAGCCCGGCCGAGATGCACCGCGTCGGCGAGATCGTCAAGGAGATCGATGGCCGGGTGCCGCGCAACTTCGAGCTTCTGCTGGGCTACGTCCATCAGGGTTTCGTTGTCGAATCGCTCAACACCATCGTGGTCAGCCATCACGAATTGTTCGGCCAATATGCGCTGCGCCGGCGGCAGCGGCCCGTCCGCGCGACGGCCCCGGTCGATACGCTGTCCGATTTGCAGCCGGGCGATTTCGTCGTTCACGCCTCCCACGGGATCGGCAAGTACCTCGGCACCGAGACCGTCGATGAGAAGGCCGGCAAGGCCGAGTACCTGACGATCGAATACGCCGACAAGGTCAAGATTCAGGTCGCGGTCGCCAATATCGCCCTGGTGCAGAAGTACATCGGCACCAGCCCGAAGCGTCCGACGCTCAGCAAGGTCGGCTCGAAACGCTGGCAGAAGCAGAAGGAGAAGGTCGCCCAGTCCGTTCGCGATCTGGCCGCCGAGTTGCTCGAAATCCAGGCGAAGCGTCAGGCCATCGGCGGCATCGCCTACGGCGCCGACTCGAACTGGCAGATGGAGTTCGAGGAGTCGTTCCCCTATCAGGAGACGCCCGACCAGATCACCGCGGCCGGCGAGATCAAGGCCGACATGCAGGAGCCGGTGGCGATGGACCGGCTGCTGTGCGGCGACGTCGGCTACGGCAAGACCGAGCTGGCGATGCGGGCGGCGTTCAAGGCGGTCGAAGGGGGCAAGCAGGTGGCGGTGCTCGTGCCGACGACGGTGCTCTCGGTCCAGCACGCGCGGACGTTCGCCGAGCGGTTTGCCGACTTCCCTATCGCGGTCGAGGTGCTCAACCGCTTCCGGACGGGCAAACAGGCCAAGGACATCGTCGCCCGCGCGCGGGCCGGGAAGGTGGATATTCTCATCGGAACACACCGGCTGCTCAGCGGCGACGTCGGGTTCAAGGACCTGGGGCTGCTGATCATCGACGAGGAGCAGCGCTTCGGCGTCGAGCACAAGGAACGCCTCAAGCGGATGCGGGTCAACGTGGACATCCTGACGATGACCGCCACGCCGATCCCGCGCACGCTGCACATGGCGCTGCTGGGTCTGCGTGATATCAGCTCGCTGACGACGGCGCCGCTGGACCGGCGCAGCATCGTCACGCAGGTGGCCGCCTACCATCCCGAGCTGATCCGCAAGGCGATCTATCGCGAGCTGAACCGCCAGGGCCAGGTGTTCTTCCTGCACAACCGCGTGCAGTCGATCGAGGCCAAGGCGATGGAGGTCCAGAAGCTGGCGCCGGATGCACGGCTCGACATCGCGCACGGGCAGATGAGCAAGCGCGAGCTGGAAGATGCGATGGTGAACTTCGTTCTGGGCCGGACCGACGTGCTGGTCTGTACGACGATCATCGAGTCGGGCCTGGACATCCCCAACGCCAATACGATCTTCATCAACGATGCCGACCGCTTCGGTCTGGCGGAGATGCACCAGCTTCGCGGCCGCGTCGGGCGGTACAAGCACCGCGCTTACGCTTACATGCTGCTTCCGAACAGCCGGCCCATCGCGCCGATCGCGGCCAAGCGGCTCAAGGCCATCGAGGAATACTCGCATCTCGGTGCGGGCTTTCGCATCGCCCTGCGCGACCTGGAGATTCGCGGCGCCGGCAACATCCTCGGTCCCGAGCAGTCGGGCCATATCCAGATGGTCGGCTACCAGATGTACTGTGACATGCTGGCCCAGGCGGTGCGCGAGCTGAGGAACGAGAAGGTCGAGCCGCTGCCGACGGCGAACCTCGACCTGGGCTTCTCGGCCGTGATTCCCAAGAACTACATCCCCATCGATCGCCACCGCATGGATGTCTACCGCAAGATCGCCGTGTCGCGGACGCCGGCCGACCTCGACCAGATTCGGGCGGAACTGGCCGATGTCTATGGCCCGACCCCTGAGGAGACCAAGGCCCTGATCGACCTGGCCGAGCTGCGGATCGCGGCCGCCAGGTGGGACATCCGCAGCATCGTCGCCTCCCAGCCCAACCCGCTCAAAGCGGGCGACCTGATCTTCTCGTTCCGCCAAAGTGTCGAGGGCGTCCCGCCCTCGAAACGCGGGCAAGATGCCCGCGCCACGGTGGGCGCGCTGTTCGCCAACGTCAAGGGCACCGTCCGCATCGCCGACCCCAAAACCGTCTACCTCCGCCTGCCCCCCGGCTACTTCGAGCCGCCAACGCTGATGATTCTTCTGCGGAAGATATTCGCAATGACCGAGGAATAG
- a CDS encoding HigA family addiction module antitoxin, whose protein sequence is MIRIPTHRAPTHPGEMLIEEFLKPMKLTQRQLAQAIHVPYQRINEIVNGRRGMTPSTALRLEKFLGMSSSFWMDLQLRWDLYYAYEQDEKELESIESYTDTASRKCT, encoded by the coding sequence ATGATCCGCATACCGACACATCGCGCTCCGACGCATCCGGGAGAAATGCTCATCGAGGAGTTTCTCAAGCCGATGAAGCTGACACAGCGTCAGTTAGCCCAGGCGATTCATGTCCCGTACCAGAGAATCAACGAGATCGTCAACGGCCGTCGCGGCATGACGCCGAGCACCGCCCTGCGCTTAGAGAAATTCCTCGGCATGTCATCGAGCTTCTGGATGGACCTTCAGTTGCGATGGGACCTGTATTACGCCTACGAGCAGGATGAGAAGGAACTGGAGTCAATTGAGTCGTATACGGATACGGCATCGCGAAAATGCACCTGA
- a CDS encoding type II toxin-antitoxin system RelE/ParE family toxin: MIRSFKSPGTEDVFNGKNTSHARRICPQHLWRIAGRKLDQLDSVNALDELRIPPGNQLEALRGERKGQYSIRINDQYRICFTWVEGEPDKVEIADYH; the protein is encoded by the coding sequence ATGATACGTTCGTTCAAGAGTCCTGGGACGGAAGACGTGTTCAATGGCAAGAACACGTCCCACGCACGACGCATCTGCCCACAGCATCTGTGGCGCATAGCAGGACGTAAGCTCGATCAACTTGATTCAGTAAACGCGTTAGACGAATTACGGATACCGCCCGGCAATCAGTTGGAGGCTCTCAGGGGCGAAAGAAAGGGTCAATACAGTATCCGCATCAACGATCAGTACCGCATCTGCTTCACCTGGGTCGAGGGCGAACCAGACAAGGTCGAGATCGCAGATTATCATTGA
- a CDS encoding redoxin domain-containing protein has product MYRSAYRSVVLAAIVAFLFVSAGSAQEKIETLAIGAKAPDFALPGVDGKVHRLSDYGGAKILVIVFTTNHCPTAQAYEDRLIRLTADYKDKGVAVVAISPNDAKAVRLDELGYSDLNDSLEEMKIRAKHKKFNFPYLYDGETQKVSKAYGPVATPHVFVFDGDRRLRYAGRIDENERNPKEAKSHDTRNAIEALLAGEPVPVETTRTFGCSVKWSDKRDSVEKAFAAWAKEPVSLEPIDLDGIKDLIKNDTNKLRLINVWSTACGPCVIEFPEFVTINRMYRGRPFEMIALSVDPASRADEVLSFLKDKQASFRNHRYAGDDVYAFIEAVDKDWLGAIPYTLLVKPGGQVLYRHMGLIDPLEVKQAIVEYLGRTYK; this is encoded by the coding sequence ATGTACAGATCCGCCTACAGATCCGTCGTATTGGCTGCTATCGTCGCCTTTCTGTTTGTCTCCGCCGGCTCGGCGCAGGAGAAGATCGAGACGCTGGCCATCGGGGCCAAGGCGCCGGATTTCGCCCTTCCGGGTGTCGACGGCAAGGTCCACAGGTTGTCCGATTACGGCGGGGCCAAGATTCTCGTCATTGTTTTCACGACGAACCATTGTCCTACCGCCCAGGCGTACGAGGACCGGCTGATCCGATTGACCGCCGACTACAAGGACAAGGGCGTGGCGGTGGTGGCGATCTCGCCGAACGACGCGAAGGCGGTCCGGCTGGACGAGTTGGGGTATTCCGACCTGAACGATTCGCTGGAGGAGATGAAGATTCGCGCCAAGCACAAGAAGTTCAACTTCCCCTATCTGTACGACGGTGAGACGCAGAAGGTCTCGAAGGCGTATGGTCCGGTGGCCACGCCGCACGTGTTCGTCTTTGACGGCGACCGGCGACTGCGCTACGCCGGCCGGATCGACGAGAACGAGCGGAACCCGAAAGAGGCCAAGTCGCACGATACGCGGAACGCGATCGAGGCACTGTTGGCCGGGGAGCCCGTCCCGGTGGAGACGACGCGGACCTTCGGCTGCTCGGTCAAGTGGTCCGACAAGCGCGATTCCGTCGAGAAGGCATTCGCCGCATGGGCCAAGGAGCCCGTCAGCCTGGAGCCAATCGACCTCGACGGCATCAAGGACCTCATCAAGAACGACACGAACAAGCTGCGGCTGATCAATGTCTGGTCCACGGCCTGCGGCCCCTGTGTGATCGAGTTTCCCGAGTTCGTCACGATCAATCGGATGTATCGAGGGCGGCCGTTCGAGATGATCGCCTTGAGCGTCGATCCGGCGAGTCGGGCGGACGAGGTGCTCTCCTTCCTCAAAGACAAGCAGGCGTCGTTCCGGAACCACCGCTATGCCGGCGACGACGTCTACGCGTTCATCGAGGCGGTGGACAAGGACTGGCTCGGGGCGATTCCCTACACGCTGCTGGTCAAGCCGGGCGGGCAGGTTCTCTATCGCCACATGGGACTGATCGACCCGCTGGAGGTAAAGCAGGCCATCGTCGAGTACCTCGGCCGCACCTACAAGTAG